The following proteins come from a genomic window of Sorghum bicolor cultivar BTx623 chromosome 3, Sorghum_bicolor_NCBIv3, whole genome shotgun sequence:
- the LOC8056126 gene encoding uncharacterized protein LOC8056126, translating to MMDKLFEFDPKKGSGSYTQVWFVDFSTFNLDDETQYGPMRFTDSLIKDNDEVIDSLNVLCLKIRSSDVGYPINVYGTVIVRDRLDMKCNYIFRRNRNNCQLVESEGESLILTGPTRGIVFCCDAYFEINLKIKQDKESEDRQFSKTLFDVDRARVDYRVKRQTIVSRLSEMDLIFAYVKKALEGAPLR from the exons ATGATGGACAAGCTTTTCGAGTTTGACCCTAAGAAGGGATCCGGCTCCTACACCCAAGTTTGGTTCGTCGACTTCAGCACCTTCAACCTTGATGATGAAA CACAATATGGACCGATGCGCTTTACAGATTCACTTATCAAAGATAACGATGAGGTGATTGACTCTTTAAATGTTCTTTGTCTGAAGATAAGGTCTTCGGATGTTGGTTACCCTATCAATGTGTATGGGACTGTGATAGTCAGAGATCGTTTGGATATGAAATGCAACTATATCTTCCGGCGCAACAGGAACAATTGCCAACTTGTTGAGTCAGAG GGTGAATCTTTGATTCTGACTGGCCCAACCAGAGGCATTGTTTTTTGCTGTGATGCTTATTTTGAGATAAATCTGAAGATCAAGCAGGACAAAGAGAGTGAGGACAGACAATTTAGTAAAACATTGTTTGACGTGGATAGGGCAAGAGTTGACTACAGGGTTAAAAGGCAAACTATTGTTAGCAGGCTCAGCGAGATGGATCTGATATTTGCATATGTGAAGAAAGCATTGGAGGGGGCACCATTGAGATAA